The genomic stretch TAATTATAATCTTTTTAAGACTTCTTCCctttaacaaatgtaaaaacttacTTGTAGTAGCAGATGTCGGTTCCTGTTCTGACCCAACAAGGCCGGCCACTGATGGCCTCTTGCACAGAGTACATCAGCACCTGCAtgcctgcacacaaacacaaaagacgTACTAAAATTATGCAGTGTTCTGTCACATGAAACCTGTTGCAATTCATTATTTCTCACTTTGAATAAATTATCATGGAGACAGACAATGACTTCCTCTGTCGGGAACTCATTAGTCTGCTCCTGTCAGGTAGTTACTTTATCTCACCGTAGTTGAACTGGCTGTTTGACTTCTCACAGTTGATGATGTTGAAGCGGTAAGTAACTCCAACTCGCATGCCgctcacttcaaaataaaaccactgaTGGTAGTGATTGCTGTTTATATCGGCATTCAGGACGAGATCGTACTCATACCTGGAGAAATATCAGAGGATAGAATTACGTTAATTAATTCCTTGTAATCCATACTGACTTATAAACTCTGTTGGTTATAATTATGGTAAGACATGTGCagaacaaagtgaaaattgattATAACTTTTAGATGTCAGTTGCTGTAATAAAGTCGATTGGATTATGCATGATGTCTATTTGGAAAACTCATTGAATTACTAGAACAGGCGATCCTTCTTACTTACTTCCTAACTCGAATTGCCTTTCTGAGGTTGCCAGATTCAAACTGAGAGTTGAACTTCAGCGATTCCCCTTCGTCTTTAACCAAAggacaactaaaaaaaatagaacaataaataaataaagggttCAGGAAGTACtactaagaataaaaacaatattaaagcaACGGCAGCAAAACCAACTATTAACATCTATACAATAAAAGGACAATAAAAGGTTTGAGTGAAAAGACTTACTTGGGAATATCAAGATCATAAACCACTTTATCCAAGATGTCATTTGGATGAATCAACCTCTCAATGTCCTGGAAAATCTTGGACCTATAAAATCAGACCCACATATAACATATCTAACCATCATCATGGATTAACCATCATCATTGACATAAAAATGGTCTTACCTCTGCACCCCGTAAAGTCTCTCCAGAAGAGGCTCCTTGAATGTTGGTGCCACGTGACCAAAGTAGTCTGGGTAAGCCACTTCTGCGTACTGCGGGACTGAGCAGGTCTCCTTCACCATCTCCACATACAAGTCTGGATTGTGCAGTGGGAGAAGGCGAGCAGTGTCTGGCACTTCCAGCACGGCCCCCTCCCCTCCTTCTTCGTCAGCCCCCTCTGAGCCACAATCTGAACCTAAGTTACTGCCTCCACTTCCGACCCGAAGAGTAGGGATACCCCCCAAAAGCAAAGGGGACTGTATGTGTCTGGTGGCATTGATTGGAGACCCTTCCTGTCTGACTCTTTCAGAGGCATCCGCATTGAGATCTTCCTTCTCCTCCAAAGAGACACACTCAAATGGACTAACTAGTTCCTTTTCTATCACTCTATCCCCATCAGAAGGACTACTGGCCTCCTCTTTTTTACCTTTGCTCAGGTGGATGTTGTCCAGGTCTAGAGGGGTTAAAGGAGGAGAGGGGGTCGACGTGAGAGCAGATGAAGACGGCTGGGTTCCATGACCTTTGGTAGAGCTGCGATCCTCCTGAGAACTTGGTATGGGAATGTCATTTGGTGGCTGAGTTTGAGCAGAGGGCACTGTGACTGGTCGAGGGGAGCGAGCTGATGCTGACAAGGATGATGGGGAAGCCGATGAAGGCATGGAATTAGTACTCTTTGGGCCCTTAAGGGTGTATCCCTGTGGGATCAACACAATCAACAGTAGGTAATTGTGAGATACTGCATTATGAGAAGAATGTGTTGATAGTTTTGGACTGCTGTACGATTGTAATATTGCTCTTaggctgaaaaaacaaacttaaaccaATGaaagcaaatgtattttttatcagaATCAAAATACAAGATAAAGCAATAACAGTGGCTCACTATATGGATATTCTTTCGAAGTTATCCTTTAGCAttctaatttgaataaaagagtAATTTTAAGGTGCTGGTGTAAAACGTAAATCGCAAAAGACCAatgtcttgtttgttttttaactaacCACCCCATGCAGATTCTGGGGTGATCAAAGTCGTGAGCACAACATAGGACAGggatatttaaagaaaatctgcagaaCACTAAGGGATTGGAGGTTCACAACCCTGCATTAACCAAATTGACCCTCTGGAAAAATGTAGCCAAGAAAGTACAGATTAGTCGATCCTCCTACTGAATCGGCTGTGTCACAGTTCAGTCAGTGGGATCAGCCAATTTAATTCCCTAAAATGCTGTGCAACACCAAAAGATCTACAGATTACCTTTAGTTTAAAAAGATCTacggttggaaaaaaaatccttcagagATTTACTGAATTCTGTGTCATTTCCTAGGACATTGTTTCTCTAGAGTTTCTGTAGCATCTACGTCACAccaacaagctttttcaaactgcatttttttgcctGGTCCCggttcaccacaatttgaatgaagaaatactcaacgATGAGATttcaagattaattttcttgttatatgtcctccattatcagaaaaatgttacaagaacataaTGGGTCTTAAACTGCATGAGAAAACAGAACCACATCAGAAATTATTACCTGAAAGTCTTCGGACAGCTCTAAGAAGAATCTCTCATAGACCTTTAGATCCTCGAAAGGACGGCAAAGGCTCCTTTTGggataaagcttgttaaggtcTGTTTCTATGTCGTCATTCTGAAAGAGAAACCACAGAGGAAGTGTAACATCAGCTGCCCTTTCTGTGTGTGAACAAACGGAGCTTAACCTACTAAACTGATTACCACTGTAACAAGAGCATGCTAAATGTGGACTGGTATGCTGTGATGGCAATTAAATAAAGTGCAATTAAGAGTAGGATTAAGAATACTATCACATCGTTTTGGAATGGGTCGTGTGAGAGTATGTACCAGCATACAGTTGTCCTTCTCATCTTCGTCATTCTCAGTGTCTGTATCAGCCTCCGCCTCCTCATTATCATCGCTGTCATCCACCACATCATCAACTGGacacacaagaaaaagaaatgcaaatgttaCTGACCTCCCCTCACCCCGACGACAGTCTGGACATTATTCAAAGTGTGTGAGGATCTGGGAGATAACTAGACAAATACATCCCTGACGAACCTCATCAAACCCAACTTgagtaaagaagaagaaatgtaacGAAAAGATGCAAGCACGACTCAGATGGATGATGCTGAAGAAAATAgacattttgtgcaaaattaagacgtaaaaatgtaaaaagaactGAAGACATTACAATATGGACAAGACAACATCATGTCAATGGAAGCAGTCTTCAACTGATTGAGACTGGTACTAAACTACTGTTATAAAGCTTCTGTTTAGCTCTGAACTCCAAAGTAACTCTTAAAGCTACGAAAGACAAGAAATGTTTGTTCAAAATTCAagtatgaataaagttttacataaagggaatgtttttttcataaaaagatagagattaaataaatgaatgtatatatttgtgtgcttaatgataaacacaaaaagtactataaagcaaaactttagtaCTGTTGGTTTAGTGACGTTACCAAATGAAGTAAAGGgaatgagaaagaaaaatgagtGAATCTGTAGTCTGAGGATTACGTACGTCTTACCCTTCTTTAAGACCTTGTTGCTGAGCTGATGACTTGTTTTTCCTGAAAGGCACATTGTGTGCAGCAGCGTCAACAGTGATGTCATTAACCGCTGAATTGGTCCAGGAATATATATAAGCTATACTTTCTGTGTTTACATGGCATTGATGCTGATAGCAGAGTGTCTTTACTGTGCTAATATGAACTGCAATATATTGGGAACACTGTCTGAAACGGTGTGTGTATGTTAATAAATGCGTTTGGTGCTCTAACCCCCGGGAGGATGGCTGTACAGCTGCGCCACGGGACCTCCGGCAGGTATGTGAGGGAGCTGGAAGTGGAAGGCGGACTTGATGGTCGGCAGAGGCAAACGGTTCTTAGGAAAGCACTTCCTCATGATGAGACTCGACGTGTTAACAAGAGGATCCAGAGTCCGCACTGGGAGACACTCCTACCAACATAACCACAAACAGTGGTTGATGTCTCTGCGAGATTCTTCTCAGCTCAATGCAGGTTTCACACTTACGGTAGACGAGTTGAGCAGAATCCTCATGCCGTCAGCATCTATGAAAGCCTTCCTACCCAGTTTGATGTTAGTAACGTTCCGAAGGCAGACCAGGAGCCCCTTCCGAATCAAAATGTGACGACATCGCGTGTCGTTGCGATGCCAATCCTGGTACAGAGCCAGCAGGACAGCCACATAGCCACCGTCCACTGCACGGCGAGCATTCGTTTCTAGAAAGAGGAACAAAGAAGCAGATAAAttgggcaaaaaataaaaacttcacgGCTGTGAGATGggggaaaacaaaaggaatagTGTATGAAGATGAAAGCAGTAAAAGCTTTGACAGCATTTACTGGACAGATGGAggtttaaaaacgtaaaaattcttgcaaaaaaaaagtcaagaataGCTTTTGCCTCAGAgcagaaatgttgattttaaagaTGAGGATGAGAAGAGGAAGAGGTGAGCAATATTGCACGCAAGCTTCACTAACAAAGGACCACTATgggctaaaaaaagaaataaataacttaGAGCTAATAGGCAAATTACTCACTGGATTTGAGCAGAGCTCCCAGTGCGTCCAGAGCTACCCTGTTGATTTTAAAACAAGGCAAACAGGTTATATGGTCTGTCAAACAAGAGCTGATGACAGGTGCTAAAGCAGCCTATCAAAAAAGCCCATGGAGAGGCCACCTGTGGACAGCATCGGTTAATGCGCTGCTCATAAAAATCACTGGAATAAATAGAGGACACTCACTTGAGTAGACTGGTATTTTTCTTGCTGTACGGTCCAATAATCTTGAACATGAGTTCTACTCCTTCAATCTTGCCCAATGACATGGCGTTTACCactttacaaaaagaaaaaggataaaatgtcagaattaaaaaaaaacaaaacaactttaatacttaaaacttgaaaatatttcatggattttaaaTTGAATCTGCTGCAGCACTTTGAAGCATGCATTGCaacttacagttggaagagtaAACCCTAAGAACGTGCAGACAGGGCAGAAGCAGTTTGGtgttttgcagattttgttttatcaGGTTGACAGTGACGTTCAGCGCTCCACTCAAGCGAGCCTTCACTCCAAACCTCCGGTCTGAAAACAAGAATACTGCAAATGAGTGCGaagcaaaataatacaaacatgtGCTCcatgtatttgtgttttgactggattttcctaaaaaaaaacaattttatgaaaTATATGCAAAAATAATATGTTACAAACTACTAAGTATTAAAAGGCACTCTCATTTTATAACATTGTATTTTTATCTTGCcatttatatgatttttaatttctgctcttattttgctcaatttatttttcattttcttcatttaatgtAAAGAACTTTGGACTTTGATACTGTTATAAAGTGGTATAATAactatatatagtatatataaaaTCAACTGTGAGATGAGATAAACTGCTTGTTgacttaaatataaattaaaccTGCCATATAATGATAATTTATTGCATTCAATCACTTTAAATATTAACTTCATTAAGTTTAAACTTCTAACATCGCCACAAAATAATTGACCACAGAACAGGAgctgactggattttttgtcTTATCTCACAGATTGAACTATCATTACCAGTTTCTACTGTGACAGCAAGTGGCCTTTACTACACAGTCATGTTAAGCTCTTACAATATATGTGTTCTGCAGTCAAATCTGAGATAGTACGAAAGATGTGAACTTTACCAAACTTTAACTATAGTTTCTTGTGTATACAGACAACTTTAAGCTGATTTTATAAAATCTGagatacaacaaaaacaaatgattagCATCATAATTGATTAAGAAAGTACAGTTGTGTGAAGAAATTAGAACATCCACATTAAATAATcaactgtcttaaaaaaaatcagatatcAATGTTCAatcttattctgaaaaatgtataaaagagaaagtgatttataaaaaaaaaattggactaaaacaataatattattctactaatagaaaaaaagatccTGACAAAAATTCCTATTTTAATGGAGGTCAAAGTTTGGACCTCCTGTTAGCTATTTTAGCTCCTTTGTCTGAAATGAGACACTTTTGTGTGGCATTTACCAGTCCCGTAAAAGTGAAGTGTCTAAAGTTAAACATAAGCAGATGCTACATTCTTTTGAAATTGCAtttcataaaaagttttaaataagtcaagttAAATCACTTGGATCAATCAGTAAGTGATATGAAATGTGTTTGTATCCAAATATGTGAGGAAATGTACAGGCtttcctaattttttcacaTGACTGTTTGCTTCTTTTATGTGCAACTGTGAAAACAGGTGCTGGAAGGCTGTGTGAGCATGTTCAACTCTATAgaaattatttattcttttaaatcagGTCAGTGTTATCAATATAAAAACCTCAgccaaacatttacttttacagaAGAGGTGATTTACAGAGAGAATAGAACAGATTTTTAATATCCATTATATCCTGAACCTCGGATTTTATCTGATAgtctttacaaataaaattagcTTAATTAGCTATCTGCTGCATATATtcaatctgataaaaaaaaaactccttccAATAACCATACCTTTAGGTCCAACCTTTGCCAGAAGGGAATGAAGCTGAAGCATGAGCTCTACGCTGGGAGGCGACTCTTTACTAGCAGAAATCAGaatctggaataaaattcctgttCCTCCTTTGGAAATAAACACTTCCACCCTGTGGCCTCTGCCtatgacaaaaaacaatgacatttacAGCATAAATGGGACAGAATGACTTAAAACAATCACATTCTAATCATTTAGGCACCAATACATTCTGATGGGAATAATATAAAAGAGAGACAGATAAAGAGATAACTATTAGAGatgtttaaatcaaatcaataaacTGATAGATTTTAGGTAGGAGGTTATACTttgaaaaatgaaggaaaagtcCACTTACCCACAGACAGCAACTCAGTTAGAATGTAGAGGATGTTTAAGGTGGTCTGAACGTCCCTGCAGTTCTGTCAAAGTCAAAAACAATATACTGGTTAAGAAAAACTTTCTTTCTTCAACTTACTAATAAATATAGCTATCATATAATCTATCATTTAtactaaaggaaaaaaggatGGACTCTCTTATGTCTAAAGGTGAAATCTTGAGGCATTATTTGATTCATATTAAAAGtacaatttgatttttaaaacaatatatttaaattttgttcaGAAACAAAATTCCTCTGAAGATTTTTTGTCAGCTCAATGAGAGATAAACCTTAAtagtatttcaaaaatatatttttcttcttggtAAAAGgagtataaaaatgaaaaaaaacctatttTCTCCTCTCATCTTCAGatagaaaagcagaaaaagtcttTTATGAAGCAACGCTGACTATTTCCTGCCATAGTTCTTTCTGACGGTGCTGCATTACAGCGGTTCCAAAAGCGTTTTCAAGCCGCGTACCCCCCCGGGACATGTCGGTCTCAACCACATACCTCCTGTTACCAAGACTCTTCGTTAGTGTCTATAAATAAGAAACTAAAAGCTGCACTGTTGACTATTCCATACCactaaattattcatttaatttattttaataattacaatttttaatatcggatttgcttttttaaatactagCAAAAGATTGATAATAAATATCTGTTGTGTGGCAAACATGAACATTAGATTAGCTTTCTTGATAGTAATAGAAAAgttatttcagacaaaaaaagtcttcctctgtatttgttttcaattttgtcAAACCAAAATGTTAACAAATCTACTTTTTGGTCAGTTTTTGGTCCCAAAAATCATCAAATGTTGACATGTGGAATCTCTCCATTTCTGTTAACATCCCAGTTCCACAAACTCATAGTAAAACAACCATGGATGGTGGtagggatttttcttttatagttctCGTCTTGCTCTGCATGTTTGAAGGCAGATCTGACAGTCAAGTGTCTGCCACTTGGGAAGGTCACGCCCATGTATTTCCAGTGCAGTTTTTTGGCAGAACATTAGAGGGGAGTACACACACAATAAAAAGTGAGGACTCACTTCCCATGTACCTCAACAGCTTCTTATACCAACATTTGGGAATGACTGTGTTATTATATTCTACACCGACTTTTAATGATCTACTGTAAGAAGTTATTTTGATGCATGAGTTTACCTCCAGTGAAGCCAGGATGACCTCCATTCCGCTGCCCTTGGACATAATCTCCCGTCCACTCTTCTCTGCAACACACCACAAAGTAAATCTGATCAGAAACATaaataatgcaaatattttagcaacagtgagctgttagttttatttttctggaaatCATCAAACCAAAACTGCAAGATTTTTACGATTTGCAATAGATCCAAGAAGTATCTGGTTTGCGGCTGCATCTAGGAGAATAAATCAAACTGAGGAAATACGGAAACTACGGTCCTGCAGGCGTTTGTCAGTCCTTCTATTTCACACCAAAGTACATTATTGATTCTTGTATCATCTGTCTTGTTTGGTTGCTTTTGAAGGATGAAGCTGTGAAGTAAGCCTCTACATAAATGCTTCTAACTGCCTGGGGAGAACTTGGATTTGCAACAACATGCGCTGCAACCATGTCAGTTGCCACAACACAAAACAGAGAGATAGAAGCTCGTGTTACAGCAGACAAAGAGAGAGTCTGACTTCATTCCCGGTTAAGAACATCATTAATCCATTGTCTCTTTATgcagaaatctgtttttcaaTGCTTTATTGATTTCAAAGATCATGCTAAAATGTGTTGCAGCTTTTGAAAGCATTCCAAACAAGACCTAAATAATATGGAGgagaaaaactgatttattttttctttcaaatttgaccactttttaaccaaatattttaattttaaattaaaagacaaccGATTCCTGACAAATTGTAtaccaagcaaaaaaaaaaaaaaaagaagcagatcaAATACTTTATATGCAACTTTTTGACTATTTAGAAGCCATGGCAAATCCCAAAAGATGGAGAAAAgttgttaaaacaaacttttgaaattgtaacctaataaaaaaaaatccacctagAAGATGATATTACTCAAAGGAGATCTTATACTATTTGCAGACTTTGTGTTTAGTGCTTCATGCGTCATTAGCAGCTGCGTGTGAAGGATGAAAAGTGTCAAATGAGCAGCTCTTACGACTTCTGATCTGTCACCCAAAATGTTGCCAGAAGTAAATTATAGATCAAATCtaatagagtgtgtgtgtgtgcagtctTTTTGCACTAAACACTATGCAAGTTGGAGAAAATGACCATGAAACCCATATAAACACTTGCGGGAGGGCATTTGTTGAGTAGCAGTAATCTCTTACAACATTCAGATCATGGCACTTTTTTGACCCGCATAAAATGTAATGATACTTCCGctcataaaaattaaacattataaaaaataatagaactGTGCAGATTTATaagttaatttaacttttttgacaTATGCACTCTGAAGgctgcattgcatttgaactattttccttatatatatatatataccctcAGCTTCTTCAAtctttaatatttgaaaatcaAGAAAGTCTTACAGACAAATGCGGCTCAAACGTCTATGCAGTGCAAACCTTTTACAGCCAGGTATGGCATAGCTTCATGCAACTATTGAATCCTTTCTTCATCCTACCTGGAGGGTCTGAGGAGAACTCAGATCGATAATATCTCCTGCTGTAGCGATACTCCATctcaaaacaaaagtctttgaCTAAAGAGATATCTTGTTTTCCGAAATGTCACCTTTACTTTCAGTCTGGAAACTTAAGTTTCTGCTATAAATCAAAAGCCTTCACTTTGACCAGCTAGAGTATGTGCGGCCAAAAGGTAAATCACTTTCAAAACTTCACTAGTATGTCTCCATCCCTGTAAGGAAAGAAGCAATCTCGTCAACTGCTCAAACCCAATACGCCCACTCTTCCACCATGTGCCAGCACGCTGATCCTGGCGTTAAGCTCCTCCCCTTGCACACTTCCAAAAACACAACCACAGACAGAACACTGGCAACTGATCCATATCTTTATGTGGATGGGAATATAAAGGGATACACAACTCATGTAAGAGTGGACAAATAAGGTAAGATAAGATTTTACAATTTCACTCATCCTGCACAAAACAGTGgcacaactttatttatttatccatctgTGTGTGTTCACCTGATCTGGGTTTATGACCTCTCTGCTTACAAGTGCTGGCTTTCCCTTGTTCTTCCTTGAGGTATCACTTTACTGCCTCATAAGCCCCTCCGCTCTGAACTTGAGACACGAGTACAGCGAAATCCTCCAGGAGTGTATAGTTACTGTGACCAGGGTCAGCCAGCCCTCCCCGCTCCCTAACCAGCGTCATACTCATGCACATTTCAAGTTGAGGCTGCAGGCAGGGCTCTGACAGACAGCTGAGCAGTAGATGAGAGAGGAACAGCTGTTTATCATGATTGATAGAGTTACAGACAGCAGCTTTTCCACTGTCCTCATCAGTCATAACAGATTAACTTCACTTTGAAGACAGGGGAAGAACCGAATTACGGACAGAGGGGAAGATGAGGATCCAGACAGTTTACATGAGAGGAAGTTCAAAGGTAATTCAATACATGCACGCAAGTGGAAAAAGAATGACTGAGAAAATTCCAAAGTTCCCACAAGGACCAGTGTACAGGTGgattaattcattaaaataagacGTCAATTTAAAAATAGGTTACACtaagaaaaaacacatctgtGCCCTGAATCTTCTTAATTGGTTTTTAATGTGGTTCTTTAACTATTAGaatcaaaggaaaaaacaaaaaattgtaaacCACAGAGCAACAGTAACttgtattttattcagtttttaaactaagaaaagtgcaaaatgtgaaacttccagaagcagaaaaatatatattttttttaatttcaccacTTCAGTAAATTATGGTACTGATTTCCAAAATAGCTCACATTAGAATAATTTACATCTTATTTGTTTGGTAATCCAAGTTTAAAGTTCAACACTAACTatatttctattgtaaaatcgttcccagtgatctttaattataataatgaaGTTATTAGACAAAGTTAAAAAGGTTGTATCATGTTTAGACATAtcgtctgcagagcagcaatagttgataagaaattcgcctctgggtTGTAGACTGTTGGCGTGGGAGTTAGCCtcactaatttcccagcattcctttgtttacactctttcccgcAACCTAAAAGCACCTCGCAAGCccaggctaacattagcatagcaaaaaaaaaaacaaaaaaaaaaaaacagcaagatcAGATCTGGATAGATCAgatctatccagctgtacatttTTGATCCAGATGGCAGACCGGACACGGAAAATCAAGACGTTaatgtctgtaagtggatgcaggTGCGgagaagagagactttggcCCTCCCAtagcagttgctgcatcacaaacatgAGCCTTTtcaaaaagcacattttcatcttctcctattgatttaaataaagaaaaactcataaacacaggtttaatcttaaatacttcatataagtcctccatcatgagaaaaatgctacgagaacacattaaaaacacaactttcatctgAGAGAGTCTAAGGTAAAGCAATTTCCTTCTACAATAAAGACCTCAGGATTAAATATCAAACTTGTCTTACTTACAGGAACACACTGCTGCTTCAGAGTGTTAAGCACTTGTTAGACACTGTGTCTTCCCGCACTATCAGATCATCTTCACCAAACTAGTCCTGAAAAGTAACTTAGGATATCCATACCTTGGCTAATGTTACACCAAGCTGTATCCATTTACTGTTTCacagacaaaacacaattttaaagctaagtatttatattagttaaaacaattataatgcacagtaaaaaaaaaaaataaggcaaGTTATGCTGCATGAGAAAAAGTTGCTTCTAACAAAACTAAGCTATATACAAACCATTATTTATAGAGTTATAGCGGCtctttatgttaattttttttatttggactaCAAGTAAAATTTAGAGTTCAATTATGTGCTCATGTCCGGAAGACACAtggaaataaacattaaagttgtttgagagaaaaaaaaaaagaaaaatcacttgtcatttttttaaaggttaccATTTAACAACCACAAAACTTATAAAAGCATTCTACAACGTATAAAAGacagcatttttacattttttcttaatcgTCTGTTTGCCCTCATAAATATGTTCCCTTTCTAGTGGAAtaagtagaaaaaat from Oryzias melastigma strain HK-1 linkage group LG9, ASM292280v2, whole genome shotgun sequence encodes the following:
- the agtpbp1 gene encoding cytosolic carboxypeptidase 1 isoform X4; this translates as MEYRYSRRYYRSEFSSDPPEKSGREIMSKGSGMEVILASLENCRDVQTTLNILYILTELLSVGRGHRVEVFISKGGTGILFQILISASKESPPSVELMLQLHSLLAKVGPKDRRFGVKARLSGALNVTVNLIKQNLQNTKLLLPCLHVLRVYSSNLVNAMSLGKIEGVELMFKIIGPYSKKNTSLLKVALDALGALLKSKTNARRAVDGGYVAVLLALYQDWHRNDTRCRHILIRKGLLVCLRNVTNIKLGRKAFIDADGMRILLNSSTECLPVRTLDPLVNTSSLIMRKCFPKNRLPLPTIKSAFHFQLPHIPAGGPVAQLYSHPPGGKTSHQLSNKVLKKVDDVVDDSDDNEEAEADTDTENDEDEKDNCMLNDDIETDLNKLYPKRSLCRPFEDLKVYERFFLELSEDFQGYTLKGPKSTNSMPSSASPSSLSASARSPRPVTVPSAQTQPPNDIPIPSSQEDRSSTKGHGTQPSSSALTSTPSPPLTPLDLDNIHLSKGKKEEASSPSDGDRVIEKELVSPFECVSLEEKEDLNADASERVRQEGSPINATRHIQSPLLLGGIPTLRVGSGGSNLGSDCGSEGADEEGGEGAVLEVPDTARLLPLHNPDLYVEMVKETCSVPQYAEVAYPDYFGHVAPTFKEPLLERLYGVQRSKIFQDIERLIHPNDILDKVVYDLDIPNCPLVKDEGESLKFNSQFESGNLRKAIRVRKYEYDLVLNADINSNHYHQWFYFEVSGMRVGVTYRFNIINCEKSNSQFNYGMQVLMYSVQEAISGRPCWVRTGTDICYYKNYFARSSIAAGGQKGKSYYTLTFSTSFSHKDDVCYFAYHYPYTFSTLKMHLSKLEDLRTPQIYLRQDVLCETLGGNHCPLLTITAMPESKSSNHIYQFRNRPLIFLSARVHPGETNASWVMKGTLEFLMGTSTLAASLREAYIFKIVPMLNPDGVINGNHRCSLSGEDLNRQWQSPNPELHPTIYHTKSLLQYLAHIQRAPLVFCDYHGHSRKKNVFMYGCSLKETVWQSNISATSSDLQEDLGYRSLPKILSEIAPAFSMASSSFVVERSKESTARVVVWREIGVQRSYTMESTLCGCDQGKYKGYQIGTRELEEMGAQFCVALLRLKRLIGFRNHQHGWDLDNDVITIPAKTVSSSPTTYVMEEDEPSFLEAIDYSAESNDEDAEPENELADEAQENLDQLSD